In Paenibacillus sp. BIC5C1, a genomic segment contains:
- a CDS encoding threonine aldolase family protein yields the protein MKDTELTLAETFRQAEFIVGGHGSRKVKVLQEVLEQVDGEQDSDHYGNGKIIDQFQQQMADVLGKESAVFFPSGTMAQQIALRIWCDRKGIKRVAYHPLSHLEIHEEDGLKELHQIETILLADEDRLIRLEDVEGMNEEISCLLLELPQREIGGQLPAYEELEAISAYCREREIKLHLDGARLFEITPYYQKTPAEICSLFDSVYVSFYKGIGGIAGAILAGDTEVMQESKIWKRRHGGDLIGLYPYILSSQYYFNERIGKMGLYYEQAKELASLLNACHGIRTLPEVPVSNMFHVHFPLAQAEVERILASMTQQFGLGITSYLQQTSAHSCAFELSTGDRYQNVPKDKLHSALQWLDEELRKHVN from the coding sequence TTGAAGGATACAGAGCTAACGTTAGCGGAAACATTTCGTCAGGCGGAGTTTATTGTAGGCGGTCACGGCAGCCGTAAAGTCAAAGTGCTTCAGGAAGTGCTGGAGCAGGTGGATGGGGAACAGGATAGTGATCATTATGGCAACGGTAAAATCATTGATCAATTCCAGCAGCAGATGGCTGACGTTCTGGGCAAGGAATCAGCTGTATTTTTCCCCAGTGGTACGATGGCACAGCAAATTGCGTTACGTATCTGGTGTGACCGCAAAGGCATCAAGCGGGTAGCTTATCATCCTTTATCTCATCTGGAAATCCATGAGGAAGACGGACTGAAGGAACTGCATCAGATTGAAACCATTTTACTGGCGGATGAGGACCGACTGATTCGATTGGAAGATGTAGAAGGGATGAATGAGGAAATTTCCTGCCTCTTGCTTGAACTGCCTCAACGCGAGATTGGTGGACAATTGCCTGCCTATGAAGAGTTGGAGGCCATCTCGGCCTATTGCCGTGAACGTGAAATCAAGCTTCATCTGGATGGTGCACGCCTGTTTGAAATCACACCATACTATCAGAAGACACCAGCTGAGATTTGCAGTCTGTTTGATAGTGTATATGTATCCTTTTACAAAGGTATTGGAGGAATCGCTGGCGCTATATTAGCAGGGGATACGGAAGTTATGCAAGAATCAAAAATATGGAAGCGTCGGCATGGCGGTGATCTGATTGGCCTATATCCATATATTCTTAGTTCCCAATATTATTTCAATGAACGGATTGGCAAAATGGGGCTTTATTACGAGCAGGCCAAGGAACTTGCTTCCTTGTTAAATGCGTGTCACGGTATACGAACGTTGCCAGAAGTGCCCGTCTCCAATATGTTTCATGTACATTTTCCCTTGGCTCAAGCCGAGGTGGAGCGTATTTTGGCATCCATGACTCAGCAATTCGGGTTAGGGATTACTTCATACTTGCAGCAGACCAGTGCTCATAGCTGTGCTTTTGAGTTGTCAACGGGGGATCGTTATCAGAATGTGCCCAAGGACAAGCTGCATTCAGCGCTGCAATGGTTGGATGAAGAACTACGGAAACATGTGAACTAA
- a CDS encoding quinone oxidoreductase family protein: MKAIIHSGQSGLEGLQYTESTSRAPEACEVQIQLKSAGINHRDLFIMAGRTYQDTPLILGSDGAGVIVEIGEGVDGLSVGDEVIIHPTLGWDQAVDIPLVPDIVGGPTDGTLAQYITLPARNALPKPSHLSWAEAGVLSLSALTAYRALFTRGGLKQGEHILIPGIGGGVATYALLMAVAAGAKVTVTSRSEAKKHEALRLGAFQALDSQADWSLQNDLDSVDFILDSIGQSMFPKYFDIIRPGGRIVMYGASSGDDLNVPIRSIFFPQVSLIGTSMGSREEFVQMLQWVEEHNLHPVIDSIYPLQDTVKAFERMEKGEQFGNLAILVE, from the coding sequence ATGAAAGCTATTATACATTCCGGCCAGAGCGGCCTTGAAGGTCTTCAATATACAGAGTCAACATCTCGGGCACCAGAAGCCTGTGAAGTACAGATCCAACTGAAATCTGCTGGAATTAATCATCGTGATCTGTTCATCATGGCAGGACGTACATACCAGGACACACCACTCATTCTTGGCTCCGATGGAGCAGGTGTAATCGTTGAGATTGGCGAAGGTGTTGATGGTTTATCTGTAGGTGATGAGGTCATTATCCACCCTACTCTCGGTTGGGACCAAGCAGTAGACATACCCCTTGTGCCCGATATTGTAGGAGGCCCTACGGATGGAACTCTCGCACAATATATTACGCTGCCTGCTAGAAATGCCTTGCCCAAACCCTCTCATCTATCATGGGCGGAAGCAGGGGTATTGTCCCTTTCGGCTTTGACAGCATACCGCGCCTTATTCACTCGTGGCGGACTTAAGCAGGGTGAACATATCCTCATTCCCGGCATTGGCGGCGGTGTAGCGACCTATGCCCTGCTCATGGCCGTAGCTGCTGGTGCCAAGGTAACCGTTACATCCAGAAGTGAAGCCAAGAAACATGAGGCTCTGCGCCTGGGCGCTTTCCAAGCTCTGGACAGTCAGGCAGACTGGAGTCTGCAGAACGATCTCGATTCTGTTGACTTCATCTTGGATAGCATCGGACAATCCATGTTCCCCAAATATTTTGATATAATCAGACCAGGTGGCCGTATCGTGATGTATGGTGCAAGCTCGGGAGATGATCTGAATGTTCCAATCCGCTCGATCTTTTTCCCTCAAGTTAGCCTGATCGGCACCTCCATGGGCAGCCGTGAAGAGTTTGTCCAGATGCTCCAATGGGTTGAAGAACATAATTTACATCCTGTGATCGATAGCATATATCCGCTACAGGACACAGTGAAAGCATTCGAACGTATGGAAAAGGGAGAGCAGTTTGGCAATCTTGCTATACTCGTGGAGTGA
- a CDS encoding LysR family transcriptional regulator, with amino-acid sequence MDAGDLKIFQTVAREGSISKAALALNYVQSNVTTRIKQLEDQLQVPLFHRSNRGMSLTPAGENLLGYADKILHLLYEAEQSTQIGNPPAGMLRLGAIETAASSYLTPLLAEYRLCYPDVQHSLITGGTHGLNQKVIQHELHGALVYGPIDHPELNYMKVYDEELVLIAEPGTHEMHALLCKPMLFFEVGCTHRVQAEAFLKDQGVHTLNVTEYGTLDTIMNGVSAGIGVSLLPRSSVTKAERRGEVTVLSLPDPYCRLEVGFVHSQSEHLSGALGALVQMMTKQGIEQ; translated from the coding sequence ATGGATGCAGGAGATTTGAAAATATTTCAGACGGTTGCTCGCGAAGGCAGTATCAGCAAAGCGGCATTAGCGCTGAATTATGTGCAATCCAATGTAACAACACGAATTAAACAGTTGGAAGATCAGCTGCAAGTACCGCTGTTTCATCGCTCTAACCGGGGCATGTCGCTCACACCAGCCGGTGAGAATTTGCTGGGATATGCGGATAAAATATTACATTTGTTATATGAAGCGGAGCAGTCAACTCAGATTGGGAATCCACCTGCAGGTATGCTTCGTCTTGGTGCGATTGAGACCGCAGCCTCCAGTTATCTGACGCCGCTGCTCGCTGAATACCGTTTATGTTACCCCGATGTTCAGCATTCGTTAATTACAGGTGGTACACATGGACTCAATCAGAAGGTCATTCAACATGAGCTGCATGGAGCTTTGGTATATGGTCCGATCGACCACCCTGAGCTGAACTATATGAAAGTGTACGACGAAGAGTTGGTACTGATTGCTGAACCCGGAACCCATGAAATGCATGCTCTATTGTGCAAACCGATGTTGTTTTTTGAAGTAGGCTGCACCCATCGCGTGCAGGCAGAAGCCTTTTTGAAAGATCAAGGCGTGCACACCCTCAACGTTACGGAATACGGAACACTGGACACCATTATGAATGGCGTATCTGCGGGAATAGGTGTGTCATTGCTCCCACGCTCTTCGGTTACGAAAGCCGAACGGAGAGGCGAGGTTACAGTGTTATCTTTGCCTGATCCGTATTGCAGGTTGGAAGTAGGATTCGTGCATTCGCAGAGTGAGCATCTATCCGGGGCGCTGGGTGCACTGGTGCAGATGATGACGAAACAAGGAATAGAACAGTAA
- a CDS encoding SMI1/KNR4 family protein has translation MESISLEPIRDLLVEAYNTTMGEGCTPETQQSIEDFEQKYNVRLPAVYRELLLEFGACNFGDPALYSVKELNWAYPEFLDVYREYEKEYELPAELQPFPIGGFGEGSIAILDQNSGKVLMLIHDAGELPLREIAVDFNDLMTMLAESAIWVQEQMK, from the coding sequence GTGGAGTCAATAAGTTTGGAGCCCATTCGTGATCTTTTGGTGGAAGCTTACAATACAACCATGGGAGAAGGGTGTACGCCTGAAACGCAACAGAGTATTGAGGATTTTGAGCAAAAGTATAACGTGAGATTGCCCGCAGTGTATCGTGAGCTCTTGCTTGAATTTGGTGCATGCAACTTCGGCGATCCTGCCTTATATTCGGTGAAAGAATTGAATTGGGCATATCCCGAGTTCCTGGATGTATACCGTGAATATGAGAAGGAATACGAGTTGCCCGCTGAGCTGCAACCATTTCCAATTGGTGGGTTTGGCGAAGGAAGCATTGCTATACTGGATCAAAATTCTGGTAAGGTCCTAATGTTAATCCACGATGCGGGAGAACTGCCTCTTCGTGAGATTGCCGTGGACTTTAATGATTTAATGACGATGCTGGCTGAATCAGCCATTTGGGTACAGGAACAGATGAAGTAA
- a CDS encoding PocR ligand-binding domain-containing protein has protein sequence MIKEYLHINKILDLNKWKRLQDSLATVTKLAILTVDYKGIPVTSHSSCQAFCQNVRKDPELLPYCQKCDSRGGLEAVRLNEPYVYLCHFNIVDIAIPITIDGKYIGAVMAGQVKLADPEKGTELEQIVTSKNVPMHAAKLKELQEDYDQLPVMTYEEVVKISNMLSLLCNYIVEEALNKNLLVEMFEKASGHQESLNLSTILPGYSIRNIESIKKEMTNAIADAYLKNSPSDTESSSPVLQPAFEYIHSHKSEQVSLKQMADLCHLSPSYFSRLFAKETGENFTTYIARLKIKWAKQLLEVTDMPVSQISDELGFNESGYFIKIFKKFEEITPALYRKYMQEQ, from the coding sequence ATGATTAAAGAATATCTGCATATTAATAAAATTCTCGACCTGAATAAATGGAAGCGTCTACAGGATTCACTTGCTACCGTAACCAAACTGGCTATTCTAACCGTCGACTATAAAGGCATTCCTGTGACCAGCCATAGCAGTTGTCAGGCCTTTTGCCAAAATGTTCGCAAAGATCCCGAACTGCTCCCCTACTGCCAAAAATGTGATTCCCGCGGTGGGCTGGAAGCGGTTCGATTGAATGAGCCTTATGTTTACTTGTGTCATTTCAATATCGTGGATATCGCAATTCCCATCACGATCGACGGGAAATATATTGGTGCCGTAATGGCAGGACAGGTGAAGCTCGCTGACCCGGAGAAAGGGACGGAACTGGAACAGATCGTCACATCCAAGAACGTACCTATGCATGCTGCGAAGCTAAAGGAATTACAGGAAGACTATGACCAACTGCCTGTCATGACCTACGAAGAAGTTGTGAAAATTTCCAACATGCTTTCTTTACTCTGTAATTACATCGTGGAGGAAGCGCTGAACAAAAATTTGCTGGTGGAAATGTTCGAGAAAGCTTCGGGTCATCAGGAATCTCTGAATCTGTCCACTATTCTGCCTGGATACTCTATCCGTAACATTGAGTCGATCAAAAAAGAAATGACCAATGCGATTGCGGATGCCTATCTTAAAAACAGTCCAAGTGATACAGAGAGCTCCAGCCCGGTGCTCCAACCTGCTTTTGAATATATTCACAGTCACAAGAGTGAGCAAGTCTCGCTTAAACAAATGGCCGATCTGTGCCACTTGAGTCCAAGTTATTTCAGCAGGCTGTTTGCCAAGGAAACGGGTGAAAACTTCACGACTTATATTGCTCGACTCAAAATCAAATGGGCCAAGCAATTGCTTGAAGTTACGGACATGCCCGTGTCACAGATCAGTGATGAACTGGGGTTCAATGAATCGGGGTATTTTATCAAAATATTCAAAAAATTCGAGGAGATTACGCCAGCCCTCTATCGCAAATACATGCAGGAACAATGA
- a CDS encoding Ig-like domain-containing protein has translation MRKMKRTAQLAMIALLLSNTVPVAAQSGDSADQTITPSSISSGSNATNQLNDSMNKAVGMGFIKGDPDGNLRATDPITRQELAVVLAQALGLTTSKKVTEPFADVNSASWSAPSIQAVKKAGLLQGDAKGYFHPRTEITGQELITVLVRATAYAKQGNQVESLPSEWKGASAWAVPYIQAAEKANLLSEYQGENKVKQGLVRGEAIGMMLSAIFPETRLSVVQSIHGSKVQINGVFYQISEQVAGLLNERNKAVLDQAGIQFKSQNHTITEINALEIRKGGKSAQIEEAEFSRNLLLNAGETTLNGDLTIKADFTSVQGLKIKGKLTIAPEMEHDFYAKNIKVEQSVLVQGGDSNTVVFEDSVLNKVNINKSDVHVVFSGSTNAQEVSIKSDSALEIANTAELSLLNIVDGASKVELQGTVDTVKLNTSQLLQLNGNVNLPQLTVDGVGAVNLNVAGTIQQLQVNNASAQVNITGNIKVAEVSLAAGVPSSAVSGNTGTVTSNAVSSSTGGTGGSETTPVVANRSPELLKSFENRKFTANGQGTKLNLNDYVTDPDGDPITYTVASSKSSVAKVVLSGSNLEVIPLEHGTATITVSSNDGRGKRLRSTFDVNVNAPPLPSPIPDQELIAWSGSTDVDLMVYVMDDEKYESELLYSVSNSAPEIVDTEIVKSEYAESVLRLTPKMAGEVILKIKVDDGQIADDGSTGVTELDMRVVVLPPLNRSPVGEAPSKIDVYLGDDIPVVKLKELYTDPDGDALTYTAASSNSDGVSVEENAGELKLTALQLGTYTISYSVNDGKGGITSGTFDINVEPVPNLNPVGQSPGWVFVYLGFLSDPIPSVDLNEYYTDPDGDPLTFSATSSDPDGLIVEETSGVLEFTALKFGEYTINYSVEDGRGGFVSTGFPISVNPKPNASPVLTGDLPAQTLFLGKEDIVIDLSQYFSDPDGDELEFKTPIDFNNFLIAEMNIQENKLVIHPKRVGQFQANVIAKDVYGKEATASIDVEVLESGSIGSIPDQTIMWPWSTLDIDLTPYLLNFDISTLTVDASSGDVNIVEVSTAGPKVSVAPVAEGQTTVTLSVYDQSGRREQVSFGMTIQGEPAGPNISPEVVSSIYEQVLTPTVTNDRTFDLSQLFSDPDGDSLQFAISSSSSEAVNASINGSLLTLKPGTGNAVAPLTLTAKDGRGGEAEYSFNVRTASLVNAGVMQINTKSGVQDALTYSTSNLFPGQTSFKLYSGTPDSTFTGPDTMNTTQIPLTASPLYFWIIGNDGRAVVVKVNSLPQGSPELFFSQYMDAGDGRSVVQMYYTGDGNPSHKATGYQVDVYQWMKKTSTMKVTTKNVFDVVPGMPFIYINYIFYDFFDITSATYYNDELELYNPNEYNVVALVLKKDGRIVDVLGDPSSHDQFMPAGGTFIRKRGIYTGSQQFSLTGEWNEFPKGTLQYVGKHTP, from the coding sequence ATGCGAAAAATGAAAAGAACAGCACAATTAGCCATGATTGCATTGCTCTTAAGTAATACTGTTCCAGTTGCTGCACAGAGTGGAGATTCAGCAGATCAGACGATAACCCCATCTAGCATATCTTCAGGCTCCAATGCTACGAATCAATTAAATGATTCGATGAATAAGGCTGTAGGCATGGGGTTTATCAAAGGAGATCCGGATGGGAACCTTCGGGCGACCGATCCGATCACCCGTCAGGAACTGGCGGTCGTTCTTGCGCAGGCCCTCGGACTAACCACAAGTAAGAAAGTTACAGAGCCATTTGCAGATGTAAACTCAGCTAGTTGGTCAGCACCTTCCATTCAAGCAGTGAAGAAGGCTGGTCTTTTGCAGGGAGATGCAAAAGGGTATTTCCATCCACGAACGGAGATTACCGGACAGGAATTAATCACCGTTTTGGTCAGAGCAACGGCTTATGCTAAACAAGGTAATCAAGTAGAGTCGCTTCCTTCAGAATGGAAAGGGGCAAGTGCGTGGGCGGTTCCTTATATCCAAGCTGCTGAGAAGGCTAATCTTCTAAGTGAATATCAGGGAGAGAATAAAGTTAAACAAGGTCTTGTTCGGGGCGAAGCCATAGGTATGATGCTGTCAGCCATCTTCCCAGAAACCCGCCTGTCGGTGGTTCAGTCAATTCATGGAAGCAAAGTTCAGATTAACGGAGTTTTCTATCAGATATCTGAACAAGTGGCAGGTCTTCTGAATGAGCGTAACAAGGCTGTACTTGATCAGGCTGGAATACAGTTTAAGAGCCAAAATCATACAATTACCGAAATTAATGCCTTGGAAATTAGAAAAGGCGGAAAATCAGCACAGATAGAAGAGGCGGAATTCAGCCGTAATCTGTTATTGAATGCTGGGGAAACCACATTGAATGGTGATCTGACGATTAAGGCGGATTTCACTTCGGTACAAGGGCTTAAGATCAAAGGCAAGCTGACGATAGCCCCAGAGATGGAACATGACTTTTATGCCAAAAATATAAAAGTGGAACAGTCTGTTTTAGTTCAGGGTGGCGACAGCAATACCGTTGTGTTCGAAGATTCTGTTCTAAACAAAGTAAATATTAATAAAAGTGATGTACATGTGGTGTTCTCGGGCAGTACGAATGCTCAAGAGGTCAGTATTAAATCTGACAGTGCTCTTGAAATTGCAAACACAGCTGAGCTGTCTTTGCTGAATATTGTAGATGGCGCAAGTAAGGTGGAATTGCAGGGAACTGTAGATACGGTCAAGTTGAATACGTCACAGCTTCTGCAACTTAACGGTAATGTCAACCTGCCACAATTAACGGTAGATGGGGTTGGGGCTGTTAATCTTAATGTAGCGGGCACCATTCAACAACTTCAGGTGAATAATGCATCAGCGCAGGTTAATATAACAGGGAATATTAAGGTTGCCGAGGTTTCTCTGGCTGCCGGAGTACCATCTTCGGCCGTAAGTGGAAACACTGGAACAGTAACTTCGAATGCGGTATCTTCTTCGACAGGTGGAACGGGAGGGAGTGAAACAACTCCTGTTGTTGCCAATCGATCACCAGAACTGCTGAAGTCATTTGAAAATCGCAAGTTTACGGCAAATGGTCAGGGTACGAAGTTAAACCTGAACGACTATGTGACTGATCCGGATGGTGATCCAATAACGTATACGGTTGCTTCATCCAAATCCTCAGTAGCTAAGGTTGTGCTTAGTGGATCAAATCTAGAAGTGATACCATTGGAACATGGTACGGCCACAATAACTGTGTCCTCGAATGATGGTCGCGGCAAAAGGCTGAGGTCCACATTTGACGTCAACGTGAATGCACCCCCTCTTCCATCACCGATCCCGGATCAAGAGCTTATAGCCTGGTCAGGCAGCACGGATGTCGATCTCATGGTCTATGTTATGGATGATGAGAAATATGAATCGGAGCTGCTGTACAGTGTATCGAATAGTGCCCCGGAAATCGTGGATACAGAGATCGTAAAATCGGAATATGCTGAATCTGTACTGAGGTTAACGCCTAAAATGGCGGGCGAGGTTATTCTTAAGATCAAAGTGGACGATGGGCAAATCGCAGATGATGGCAGTACGGGTGTTACAGAACTCGATATGAGGGTTGTTGTGCTTCCACCACTCAATCGTTCGCCTGTGGGAGAAGCTCCATCGAAAATAGACGTCTATTTGGGTGATGACATCCCTGTAGTGAAACTAAAAGAGCTATATACTGATCCAGATGGCGATGCTTTAACGTATACAGCAGCTTCATCCAATTCAGATGGGGTTTCTGTGGAAGAAAATGCAGGTGAGTTGAAGTTAACTGCTCTTCAACTTGGAACGTATACCATATCGTATTCCGTAAATGACGGCAAGGGTGGAATAACAAGTGGAACATTTGATATCAATGTAGAACCTGTACCGAATTTGAATCCGGTAGGACAGTCACCAGGTTGGGTTTTCGTATATTTGGGTTTCCTCTCTGATCCAATTCCCTCTGTTGACTTAAATGAGTATTACACTGATCCTGACGGTGACCCACTTACATTCAGCGCTACTTCATCTGATCCCGATGGATTGATAGTGGAGGAGACTTCAGGAGTACTTGAATTCACTGCTCTGAAATTCGGAGAATATACCATTAACTATTCGGTGGAAGATGGTAGGGGAGGTTTCGTTTCCACTGGATTTCCAATAAGCGTTAATCCTAAGCCTAATGCTTCTCCAGTTCTTACTGGTGATCTTCCTGCTCAAACGTTGTTTCTGGGTAAGGAGGATATTGTCATTGATCTCTCACAATATTTCAGTGATCCTGACGGAGATGAATTAGAATTTAAAACGCCAATTGACTTTAATAATTTCCTGATCGCAGAGATGAACATTCAGGAAAACAAGCTGGTTATTCATCCCAAGCGAGTTGGTCAATTTCAAGCTAACGTTATAGCAAAAGATGTATATGGCAAAGAGGCAACAGCCTCTATTGATGTGGAGGTCTTAGAATCAGGAAGTATTGGTTCAATCCCAGATCAAACAATCATGTGGCCTTGGTCGACTTTGGATATAGATCTTACTCCTTACCTGTTGAATTTTGATATAAGTACTTTAACGGTTGATGCCTCTTCTGGAGACGTCAATATTGTGGAAGTTTCTACCGCTGGTCCAAAGGTATCTGTCGCTCCAGTTGCGGAAGGACAGACCACCGTGACGTTGTCGGTTTATGATCAGTCTGGACGAAGGGAGCAAGTATCCTTTGGCATGACCATACAAGGCGAGCCTGCTGGCCCTAATATATCACCAGAGGTTGTAAGCAGCATTTACGAACAAGTGTTAACGCCAACGGTAACGAATGATCGTACGTTTGATCTGAGTCAATTGTTTAGTGATCCCGATGGAGATTCGTTACAATTTGCAATTAGCAGCAGTTCGAGCGAAGCAGTTAATGCAAGCATTAATGGTAGCCTGTTAACCTTGAAGCCGGGAACAGGTAATGCAGTAGCCCCTTTAACCCTGACGGCGAAGGATGGAAGAGGTGGAGAGGCAGAGTATTCCTTTAATGTTCGTACCGCTTCTCTGGTGAATGCTGGGGTGATGCAGATCAATACGAAATCAGGGGTGCAGGATGCTTTAACCTATTCAACTTCGAATTTGTTCCCGGGACAGACAAGTTTCAAACTATACAGTGGCACACCAGATTCGACGTTTACTGGACCGGATACGATGAATACGACTCAAATTCCTTTAACCGCATCTCCGTTGTACTTCTGGATTATTGGAAATGATGGTAGAGCCGTGGTAGTTAAGGTCAATTCGCTTCCACAAGGCTCACCCGAGTTGTTTTTCTCTCAATACATGGATGCAGGAGATGGACGTAGTGTTGTCCAAATGTACTATACTGGTGACGGAAATCCGTCTCACAAGGCAACAGGTTATCAAGTGGATGTGTATCAGTGGATGAAAAAGACGTCAACAATGAAGGTGACGACGAAAAATGTATTCGATGTTGTTCCAGGAATGCCTTTCATTTATATAAATTATATATTTTATGATTTTTTTGACATCACTTCAGCCACGTACTACAATGATGAACTGGAATTATATAACCCGAATGAGTATAACGTCGTTGCTTTGGTTCTCAAAAAGGACGGAAGAATTGTCGATGTACTGGGAGACCCATCCTCGCATGATCAATTTATGCCTGCTGGTGGGACATTTATTCGCAAACGTGGGATTTACACGGGTTCACAACAGTTCTCATTAACAGGTGAGTGGAACGAGTTCCCTAAAGGAACTTTACAATACGTGGGTAAACATACACCGTAG
- a CDS encoding glycerol dehydrogenase, which translates to MRKAFISPTKYVQGEDELLNLGYFVKSFGESALLIAHPDDVQRVKAKLDATAQKFDITFVESGFRGECSREEVARLQEIAKEKGCTCTIGLGGGKAIDAAKCVAEGEALIICPTIAATDAPTSHSAVLYTPEGAFDDYAYFKQSPSVVLVDTTVIANAPTRFLVSGMGDALSTYFEARATAKSYSRVNASLPMGSRKGYTPSAVGTNAALALAKLCYEMLLTDGLKAKVASDSNVVTQALENIVETNILLSGLGFESGGLAAAHAIHNGLTVLEGTHHFFHGEKVSFGTIAQLILENAPTEELHEVMDFCLAVGLPVSLADIGVDTISQEELLKVAEIACIPEESIHAMPFPITVPEVAAAIAAADRMGRDYKAARREAKS; encoded by the coding sequence ATGAGAAAAGCATTTATTAGTCCAACGAAATACGTGCAAGGCGAAGACGAGTTGTTGAACCTCGGTTACTTTGTGAAATCCTTTGGTGAATCTGCATTGCTGATTGCGCATCCGGATGATGTACAGCGTGTAAAGGCGAAGCTCGATGCAACGGCACAGAAATTTGATATTACATTTGTTGAAAGTGGTTTTAGGGGAGAATGTTCCCGCGAGGAAGTCGCTCGTCTTCAGGAAATTGCGAAAGAAAAAGGATGCACTTGTACGATCGGTCTTGGTGGCGGTAAAGCGATCGATGCAGCAAAATGTGTGGCAGAAGGTGAAGCACTAATCATCTGTCCTACCATCGCAGCAACGGATGCACCAACAAGTCACTCGGCTGTGTTGTACACGCCGGAAGGTGCTTTTGATGACTACGCGTATTTCAAACAAAGCCCAAGTGTTGTCCTCGTGGACACAACAGTTATCGCAAACGCACCTACACGATTTCTTGTATCGGGTATGGGTGACGCGTTGTCTACCTATTTTGAAGCAAGAGCTACAGCGAAATCATACTCTCGTGTGAACGCAAGTTTGCCAATGGGTTCCCGTAAAGGATACACCCCATCTGCGGTAGGTACCAATGCAGCACTTGCCCTTGCAAAACTTTGTTATGAAATGCTGCTGACTGACGGATTAAAAGCGAAAGTAGCCAGTGACAGCAACGTCGTGACGCAAGCGCTGGAAAATATTGTTGAGACAAACATTCTGTTGTCTGGTCTTGGATTTGAGAGTGGCGGTTTGGCTGCAGCACATGCGATCCACAACGGTTTGACTGTACTGGAGGGTACACATCACTTCTTCCACGGTGAAAAAGTATCATTCGGTACGATTGCACAACTCATCCTTGAAAATGCACCAACCGAAGAGTTGCATGAAGTGATGGACTTCTGTCTCGCAGTGGGACTGCCTGTAAGCTTGGCGGATATCGGTGTAGATACCATTAGTCAGGAAGAGTTGTTGAAGGTGGCCGAGATCGCATGTATTCCGGAAGAATCCATTCACGCCATGCCGTTTCCAATTACTGTTCCTGAAGTGGCTGCTGCCATTGCGGCGGCTGATCGTATGGGACGGGACTACAAAGCAGCTCGCCGGGAGGCGAAATCATGA